In Leucoraja erinacea ecotype New England chromosome 11, Leri_hhj_1, whole genome shotgun sequence, the following are encoded in one genomic region:
- the LOC129701611 gene encoding PRELI domain-containing protein 1, mitochondrial-like, translating into MVKYYLCLNDLKNSWDQVLAAFWQRYPNPYSKHVLTEDVIHREVTLDRVISRRLLTKTSIVPRWAERLFPTNVAHSAFVVEDSVVDLKHKTLTTFTWNINHSRFMVCHECCIYRLHPENLNWTQIKREAWISSNFYGVSRAIQECGLASFKNSITKTMKGFEYILARMHGETPMKTLRETAKEATEKAKETALAATEKAKNLASKAGPQKKTQYV; encoded by the exons ATGGTGAAGTACTACTTGTGTCTGAATGACCTGAAGAATTCATGGGACCAAGTATTGGCTGCTTTCTGGCAGCGCTATCCAAACCCATACAG CAAACATGTACTTACAGAGGATGTCATCCACCGCGAAGTAACACTTGACAGGGTGATTTCCCGACGACTTCTCACCAAGACGAGCATAGTCCCTCGGTGGGCAGAGCGATTATTTCCCACTAATGTTGCCCACTCAGCTTTCGTTGTAGAAGATTCAGTAGTTGATTTAAAACACAAAACTCTGACTACATTTACCTGGAACATCAATCATTCACGGTTTATGGTATGTCAT GAGTGTTGCATATATAGATTACATCCTGAGAATTTGAACTGGACTCAAATTAAACGTGAAGCCTGGATTTCTTCAAACTTTTATGGCGTCTCACGAGCTATTCAG GAATGCGGCCTTGCCAGTTTTAAGAACAGCATAACTAAAACTATGAAAGGTTTTGAATACATTCTGGCTAGAATGCACG GTGAAACACCAATGAAAACATTGAGAGAGACTGCGAAAGAAGCAACCGAGAAGGCTAAGGAAACTGCGCTGGCAGCTACAGAGAAAGCAAAGAATCTTGCCAGCAAAGCAGGACCACAGAAAAAAACCCAATATGTTTAA